Within Vicia villosa cultivar HV-30 ecotype Madison, WI linkage group LG1, Vvil1.0, whole genome shotgun sequence, the genomic segment GTGAAGGAGAGCAAACTTCAAAAACACTACATGAAAGAGAAAATAAGAATTATATAATGAGTTATTGTTTCTTTAAATATGCTcgataagttaaaaaataaaaactaaccacTACCTTACATGAGGTAGtgggctagtggctagaggttttttaaaaaatgaaaatgagaaGTTATAAAAACAAAACCACTTATGTAGACATGAATTAATTAAGAACGtggctaattttttatttttgctatttttttagttttagttaTTAATGAATAATTGTAAGAAAAACTATATATTGGAacaattacaaaaattaattagTCGTTAGTTAATTAAGAACGTGGTCAGGTTAGTtgttttacaattttttattttttagttattaaggaattaataaataattagaagaaaaggtaattaattaattaattaattgaagaaGTGAATAGTttatagtaattaattaattattattaattttttataagtgGGTAGTTTATAGTAATtagttaattattattaattttttattatattatttgataAAAAAGATTTGGCGGGAAATTTTGATGGgaagaagttataggattataatttagtatgattttTTAGGTTTTGTTCATTTATTGTAAATTTGAAATTAGCTTAAGTTTGTTCTAAAAAATAGGATCAATTTATTGAcagaatatttttaataattagaataaaaaattaattaaaaaaagagacTATAAAAATCTAATGAGTGAATAACAACCACCATTCACCAATTGAGAAAAAAAGTTCAAGACtacacaaaaagaaagaaaaagaagaagtgtTAGACAACAGTAACTCAACATTTATTTGAGAGAGATTGGGTACAATTTTCTTATCTCATGTTATtgtattttatattgttttaaatCTATTGACTATTGCCTCCCTTTGAATATGATCATATCATTTGTGTTAgttccatttttattttcataaaagaaaaaaaatcaatttttaatgatTATGTGTTCAATAGAATgatttatttttgtgaattagAAAAATATGATATGTTATTCGGAAGTAAATAGAACTTTTATTTTAAAGGTGTCTGCgatctttattttcatcattCAGTTTGGAAGGAAATAAGAAGCTAATTtaaactttttttgaaaaaagaatctTAAATGTAtgctttaaaaataaaatttgatgttAAACATTGCCATATTTTTCTATttgtaattttaataattatttttatgaaaatatattcCATTTGAGTtacatataattttaattatatgaatGATTCCTTTGTTAGAGATAGAAGCTTACCAGAATACTTAAAAGGAATGGGCGATTTTTTAGATTTTGCTTTTTCTGGGACTAAGCCTCCAAAAACAATTAGGTGTCCGTGTTATAGATGCAATAATGTCAATTTCAAGACAAGAGATGATGTGGATCATGATTTGCATGAGTGGGGATTTGAGCCAAGTTATGTGAATTGAGAGTATCATGGAGAATCTTCAAGTGATTCATCAAGTGATAGTGATTTTCAAGATAATGATATTAACAATGATGTTGAAAATGAAAGAAGTGATGATGCCCAAACTTTCACCATGCTTTATGACATGCATCAATCATTTAGCGCACATAGTGAAAAAGTGTTTGATCATCCTATGTCTAGTAATGTCAATGAAGAGCCAAATAAGGAAGCTAAAAGATTTTATGGATTAGTGAAAGATGCTGAACAAAAATTATATCCAGGTTGTAAAAAATTCTCCAAGTTATCTTTTATTATGCGACTTTTCCAAATGAAATGTCTCTATGGATGGAGCAATACCTCACTTGACTCACTGTTAAAGCTATTAGCTGAAGCTTTTCCTGAAGGTAATGTGCTTCCTAGCTCAATATATGAAGTTAAAAAGATTATAAAGGATCTTGGACTTGATTATGTCAAGATAGATGCTTGTGCTAATGATTGTATTTTGTATAGAGGAAAAGACTACGAAAATCTTGACGAATGTCCTATTTGTGTGAAAAGTAGGTGGAAAGAAAATACGAAGAAGAATAATGTCCCTAATAAGATAGTTCGTTACTTTCCCATAAAACCAAGACTACAAAGATTGTTTATGTCAAAACAAATTGCACAAGACATGAAATggcataaaaataaaagaattgatgACGGAATTTTGAGGCACCCAGCTGACTCTTTGACATGGAAAAGATTTGATGATCAACACAAGTTTTTCTCTACAGATGCACATAATATAAGACTTGGTCTAGCATCAGATGGTTTTAATCCCTTCGGTATGATGAGCCCCAATTATAGTATGTGGCCTGTGGTtttagttccttacaacttaccTCCCTCGTTATGTATGAAACAACCCAATTTTATGTTATCATTACTTATTTCAGGACCAACTAGTCCTGGAAATGATATTGATGTTTACCTTCAACCACTAATTGATGACTTAAAGGAATTATGGGATGTGGGTATTGAAACCTATGATGCTTCTTCAAGTAGTAATTTTCAATTACATGCAGCCTTGTTATGGACTATAAATGATTTTCCAGCTTACGGGATGCTATCTGGATGGAGTACTAAAGGATCATTAGCTTGTCCTTGTTGCAACAAAGAAACCATCTCATGTCATTTAAAATATAGTTTCAAGCAATGCTACATGGGTCACCGTAGATTTTTACCTACTAACCACCCTTGGCGTAATAATAAGAGCTCATTTGACAATACAAGAGAGGTTAGACATGCACCACAACCATTGACAGGAGATGACGTCATAGCGCAACATGAAAATATACAACCAGTGATCTTTGGTAAAACCATAAGAAAATGAAAGCGGAATGAAGGTGAAAAACATAATTGGAagaaaaaaagtatatttttCCAATTACCTTATTGGAAAACTATATTATTAAGGCATAATCTAGATGTGATGCatatagaaaaaaatatttgtgaAAGTGTTATTGGGACATTGTTGAATATTGATGGAAAAACAAAAGATACTTTAAAGTCTCGGCTAGATTTGAAACACATGGGATTCAAAAAGTCACTCTGTCCTATTAGAAATGGAGACAAGTATATTATTCCTCCAGCTCGTTACACGATGTCATTGATAGAAAAGGCTAAATTTTGTCAAATATTGAAAGATGTTAGGTTTCCCGACTCTTATGCCTCAAATATAGGTCGATGTATAAAGGCAAAGGAATGCAAGATTTCAGGACTTAAAAGTCATGATTATCATGTTCTTTTTGAGAGAATTGTTCCACTTGCCATAAGGGGGTTACTTCCTAAAGATGCATGTGATCCATTAATTGAACTATCACTATTCTTTGGTGACTTGTGCTCTAAAGAGTTAAAAGTGGATGAATTAGACCGCTTAGAGAAGCAGATGGCAATAACCCTTTGTAAATTAGAGCGCATTTTTCCACCATCTTTTTTTGATGTTATGGTTCATCTACCGATTCATTTGGCAAATGAAGCAAAACTCGGAGGTCCAGTTCAATATAGATGGATGTATCCTATTGAAAGGTTAGTTAGCACAATATTTTGATGTATAAAgtttaaatattttagttttcaATCAATACATATATGCATAAATAATTATTATGTGTTTTCTTCCAGATTTTTACGAGTACTAAAAAATTATGTGCGTAACAAAGCACGTCCTGAAGGTTCCATAGCAGAAGGGTATCTAGCTGAAGAGTGTATGATATTTTGTGCCAGATATTTGGTTGATATGGACTCTAGACTAAATCAACCTGATAGATATATGGATTGTGTAAGTGAAAATTGCACAAGTTTATCAGTGTTTAAAAAAAATGGTCGACCTATAGGCGGTGATTCATGGGAAAATATGAGTCTTTCTGAAATTCTCCAGGCTCATTTTTACATATTACAAAATTGTGAAGAAGTCAGACCTTGGATTGAGTAAGTAGCTTACTCTAATTTTActtcaatataaaaattataactaaccatatttttttctaacaagtttgtatttttaataatacAAGGGAGCATATGACAAAGATAAGAAATGAAAGTAATATAAATGTTGAAAAGAGGCATATGAATCAATTTCACAAGTGGTTTGAAAATGAAGTAAGTgtcatttataataaaaatcaacTGCTCTAAGTCATGTTGTTAATTgatttataaattgatttttttcaacaataatattatatatgCAGGTTATCAGATTAAAACAGTTACAAGATGGAAGGATCAATGACCAACTTATTGCGTTATCAAGAGGGCCAGATTCTCGGGTACTCATCCACAATGGATACATccttaataatttcaaatttcGTGCAAAAAGTGTTGAGCAACACTTAAAAACTCAAAATAGTGGTGTAGTTGTTGCAGGAGACGAGTTATCCGGACATGTTGAATATTATGGAATGATTAAAAAAATCGTTGAAGTAAGGTATTTGGATAATAACTCTGTGATATTGTTAAAATGTGATTGGTTTGAGGCTCCTTCTCAAGTTCGAAATCAAGGAAGAGGATATAAAAAAGATGAGTATGGGTTTATTAGTCTCGATATCACAAAGATGTTTTACAGAAACGATCCATTTGTTTTAGGTTCACAAGCTGGGTCAGTTTATTTTGTCAAGCAGAATAACAATCAAAATTGGTATACTTTGGTAAAAGTAAAACCAAGGAATGTTTATGATTTTCCCCAAGATGAAGATGACTCAGAGCCATATCAACTAAATGAGTTCAACAATAACAATACATATAAGGCATTAGAAACATCGTCATTGGACCAAAGAGAGATTTTAAACCGAAATGATATTGGTGGAACAAGCTATGAACATACTATTATCGAAGAAGATCAAGAGCTCAAAGCAGCAAATGATGCAAGTGACTATGATACTGATGATTATGAATACAAATCTTCAACAGATAAGGACGACTATTCAGATACGGAAGATTCTGACTctgaataaaaatagttttttatattattttatttataaatatgtcttccaaatataaaaattggcacaaccattaaatttaggaattttttatctattattaatattctcacttattttaatttaattatgtgttTAATTTGTACGcattattaacattttatttatttaagtaaCATTTGTTTATATTAAAATTGATTCTTATAAATCTCTACAATATAAGTGAGATAAATGAGTAAAGTAAATATATTACATATTAAGAGAACCAATTTTTTATCAACAATTTtaatagagatttaattcaatataattataaaaattagtttttgtatatatgaaataaatgaaaGTTGCATATGAAAATTTTATATACTAGTAtgtatacccgtgcgaggcacggggaTAACATATTTTATActacaaatattttataattatttataatttatatatatatatatgaagttatGGTAACATTATAAACCTCTTTGTTATTAGTAATACATAGAAAAATATCTTTGTTACTTAGAGCACACACAATCCAACTTAAATTAATGAATTTATACGTTAAAAATTGGAGTATTGATGACATAAACcatctttgagggcgtgcaaggcgACCTACAACACAGGGTCTCACACTTTTTCATGTTTAAGCTATGGCAAAAAGGGTCTCCGATTATATATTTCACTTCTAATTTACACTTAAATAGGACTCCTTAAAAAATTTGCACGATTCAATTGAATATAACTTCAACTTCTTACACAGAGCCTCTCAAAAATTTGAGACCTCTAGACAGAagtacaataaaaaataaaactcaacaTAAAAAATAAGCATGTGATCGAAAAAAATAAGATGGGAAAAGTCACTAATCATTAGGATGATTCAAACATTTGCTACTAACCGCATGTttataaattattgaaaatatcGCTATAGACATCGTTCATGTAAAATCAAATCGGCGCTTGTTGCTTCTCATCATTAGAATCTGAATAactgaaaaaataaatatggttTTAGATATGTTAGCATGTTAGCTGCATGACTCAAGAATGACTACCCAAAACAAATTAGCCATGATCGCTAAAAATTGCAATGGCTTTAATAATTAATGAAATATGCTCCTGTAggttaaaattcaaaaataaattgtGCTCGAAATGAAAATATTTCAGCAGTACAAAATAATTTACCGGTTTTCTTTAATTAACATCTATCAAAAATGAATCCAGCTTTCTAAAGGTTTTGCCCAAATCTTATCCCATCACATTCACTACAACATACACCTAATTACCATTAGAATTTCTTTATAACATAGAAATAAGTGGATAAGTTATTAGTAgtacacatgaaataaataatttaactatttaataagcaataattatataataatctttattacaaatattaattatttaatatatatatatatatatatatatatatatatatatatatatatatatttcaaatttaataTTTCTCCAAACATTCAAATTGGACTTACATTTTTACTTATGAAAAGCATTCAAAATACATCACCTACAACATACATATTGTATGCTtcctaactaataataataataataatagttacacCACTAACTATATTTGCATATAATGATTTTGCTTTCTTATATTGTCCTGGTGGAGCCGAATAGATTACAAATGGCCATAATTTTACAGTGAATGAGAGATCCTTGTGGAGATATAAATTTGTTGCAAATGCAACAAAAGTAACCTGTAGACTCAAATGCATAATAGATGATTAATAGCCCCAGTCTAGTAAATATATATCATATCCATTTATGTTGATTGTAACAGAGAACAATGTGTTTTAGCTAACCTCATAAGTAGTGTCGTGTAGTTTCGAGTTTCGGTAGGCATATAGAGAACAAAAAAGAGAATTGAAGTAAACATGCAAAGTGGAAGACCCATCTAGAAAAAATAATTCATTTGACACTCAATTACAAAATATGAATAATTTCAAACAATATATGGAATTAAAAAGTGTAAAGTTGtagtgttaaaaaaattgaatcataCTGAGTGGCATAGACATATCCATAGACATATCCaggtaataaaaataacaattgcAATTTCATCTATAAAATCTAAGAAAATTGAATCTATGTTGAATCACATCTTTTGTTTCTACACTCAATTTTCATTGAAAATCCATCAATAAAACTTCATAAAACCTTCATACACAGCTtgacaaacaaaagaaaaagcaTTCATTTTCGATGATATTAAACATACCAGATTTACAAACATTACATTACAAAGTATTAGTTACAGTATAAAGGAATAAAATATTATGTACCTTTAGAGGGAAAGAGTTGCCG encodes:
- the LOC131650901 gene encoding uncharacterized protein LOC131650901, which translates into the protein MHQSFSAHSEKVFDHPMSSNVNEEPNKEAKRFYGLVKDAEQKLYPGCKKFSKLSFIMRLFQMKCLYGWSNTSLDSLLKLLAEAFPEGNVLPSSIYEVKKIIKDLGLDYVKIDACANDCILYRGKDYENLDECPICVKSRWKENTKKNNVPNKIVRYFPIKPRLQRLFMSKQIAQDMKWHKNKRIDDGILRHPADSLTWKRFDDQHKFFSTDAHNIRLGLASDGFNPFGPTSPGNDIDVYLQPLIDDLKELWDVGIETYDASSSSNFQLHAALLWTINDFPAYGMLSGWSTKGSLACPCCNKETISCHLKYSFKQCYMGHRRFLPTNHPWRNNKSSFDNTREVRHAPQPLTGDDVIAQHENIQPVIFDVMHIEKNICESVIGTLLNIDGKTKDTLKSRLDLKHMGFKKSLCPIRNGDKYIIPPARYTMSLIEKAKFCQILKDVRFPDSYASNIGRCIKAKECKISGLKSHDYHVLFERIVPLAIRGLLPKDACDPLIELSLFFGDLCSKELKVDELDRLEKQMAITLCKLERIFPPSFFDVMVHLPIHLANEAKLGGPVQYRWMYPIERFLRVLKNYVRNKARPEGSIAEGYLAEECMIFCARYLVDMDSRLNQPDRYMDCVSENCTSLSVFKKNGRPIGGDSWENMSLSEILQAHFYILQNCEEVRPWIEEHMTKIRNESNINVEKRHMNQFHKWFENEVIRLKQLQDGRINDQLIALSRGPDSRVLIHNGYILNNFKFRAKSVEQHLKTQNSGVVVAGDELSGHVEYYGMIKKIVEVRYLDNNSVILLKCDWFEAPSQVRNQGRGYKKDEYGFISLDITKMFYRNDPFVLGSQAGSVYFVKQNNNQNWYTLVKVKPRNVYDFPQDEDDSEPYQLNEFNNNNTYKALETSSLDQREILNRNDIGGTSYEHTIIEEDQELKAANDASDYDTDDYEYKSSTDKDDYSDTEDSDSE